In the Sus scrofa isolate TJ Tabasco breed Duroc chromosome 7, Sscrofa11.1, whole genome shotgun sequence genome, one interval contains:
- the SLC39A9 gene encoding zinc transporter ZIP9 isoform X3: MLLVDQIGSSHVHSTDDPETARPSNSKITTTLGLVVHAAADGVALGAAASTSQTSVQLIVFVAIMLHKAPAAFGLVSFLMHAGLERNRIRKHLLVFALAAPVMSMVTYLGLSKSSKEALSEVNATGVAMLFSAGTFLYVATVHVLPEVGGMGHSHKPEPTGGRGLSRLEVAALILGCLIPLILSVGHQH; this comes from the exons ATGTTGCTGGTGGACCAGATTGGCAGCTCCCATGTGCATTCTACTGACG ATCCAGAAACAGCAAGGCCTAGCAATTCCAAAATCACCACCACGCTGGGTCTGGTCGTCCATGCTGCAG ctGATGGTGTTGCTTTGGGAGCAGCAGCTTCTACTTCACAAACCAGTGTCCAGTTAATTGTGTTTGTGGCAATAATGCTACATAAG gcaCCAGCTGCCTTTGGGCTGGTTTCCTTCTTAATGCACGCAGGCCTCGAGCGGAATCGAATCAGAAAGCACTTACTGGTCTTTGCACTGGCAGCACCAGTTATGTCCATGGTGACATACTTAGGACTAAGTAAG AGCAGTAAAGAAGCCCTTTCAGAAGTcaatgccactggagtggccatGCTTTTCTCCGCGGGGACATTTCTTTATGTTGCCACCGTACATGTCCTCCCCGAGGTGGGCGGAATGGGGCACAGCCACAAACCCGAGCCCACTGGAGGACGAGGGCTCAGCCGCCTGGAGGTGGCAGCTCTGATCCTGGGTTGCCTCATCCCGCTCATCCTGTCAGTAGGACACCAGCATTGA